In the Macrobrachium rosenbergii isolate ZJJX-2024 chromosome 23, ASM4041242v1, whole genome shotgun sequence genome, one interval contains:
- the LOC136851527 gene encoding somatostatin receptor type 5-like — protein sequence MDPTGNDIHRASVPEEIWNVQHTSYMIILPIIIAIGLVLSIVSFIVLRRTKLKANHVNIYFLLLTGADFIIFTVSIPTVKSLNGCNLRSYEYALYFVHVFFTIFYVTQTISLYLILWIAYDRFLAIWNFTRFTEIQKPSVIRMRLTCTILVCILLHLEHLFDVRITCSTVEHCKPGNVTCELTAQQVSSEHNEHTCTDGVWFINDGLHYITEKPMWRQIYWVFYGLLVSALPIIVIVIFNLGIVVAIIAQRFKSVSSTARTQRRDLSRIYIILAISVTFVSCTVPTLVHAAFYAQNIENCHGTYSEEVFRAVAHLLLLAEHMTHFVILGFNQVFWNELKKVASLTCQYTKTFLLLLIGKIDRVEHSDNSNNTTNSPPEPPAAASESPPTAPLPTISIVTDHAEPIKEEVTIDTNLQFSKYNNSTNNDTLESSNSLRPPERSPTVSMITLEEEI from the exons ATGGACCCAACAGGTAATGATATCCACAGAGCTTCGGTTCCCGAGGAAATTTGGAATGTACAGCATACGAGCTACATGATCATTCTTCCCATAATAATTGCAATTGGCTTAGTTCTGAGTATCGTCAGCTTCATCGTGCTCCGCCGGACAAAACTGAAGGCGAACCATGTTAACAT atactttCTTCTTTTGACTGGGGCGGATTTCATCATCTTCACCGTCAGCATCCCAACGGTAAAATCTCTCAATGGTTGTAACTTGCGATCATACGAATATGCTCTGTATTTCGTCCATGTTTTCTTCACTATCTTCTACGTCACTCAGACCATTTCACTTTACCTCATTCTCTGGATTGCCTATGACAGATTTTTAGCCATTTGGAATTTCACCAGATTCACTGAAATTCAGAAACCATCAGTGATTCGTATGAGACTAACCTGCACCATTCTCGTGTGCATCTTGCTACACCTCGAGCACCTCTTCGACGTAAGAATTACCTGCTCCACTGTAGAACATTGCAAACCGGGTAATGTTACTTGTGAATTAACGGCACAGCAAGTAAGCAGCGAGCATAACGAGCATACCTGCACTGATGGCGTATGGTTTATAAACGACGGGTTGCATTACATAACTGAGAAACCAATGTGGCGCCAGATATATTGGGTCTTCTATGGCTTGCTTGTTTCAGCTTTGCCCATAATAGTGATAGTGATTTTCAATTTGGGAATAGTTGTTGCTATCATTGCCCAAAGGTTCAAAAGCGTCTCTTCCACAGCGAGAACTCAGAGGAGAGACTTGTCTCGAATTTATATCATTTTGGCCATCTCAGTGACTTTCGTGAGTTGTACTGTACCCACACTCGTTCACGCAGCCTTCTATGCTCAAAACATCGAAAACTGCCACGGAACTTACTCTGAAGAAGTCTTCCGAGCTGTGGCCCACTTGCTGCTTTTGGCGGAACACATGACACACTTCGTCATTCTCGGTTTCAACCAGGTCTTCTGGAATGAGCTGAAGAAAGTTGCGTCTTTGACCTGTCAGTACACTAAGACATTTTTGCTGCTGCTGATAGGCAAGATAGACCGTGTAGAACATTCTGACAACAGCAACAATACCACGAACTCTCCTCCAGAACCACCTGCGGCTGCTTCAGAATCTCCGCCTACAGCTCCTCTGCCAACAATAAGTATTGTGACAGATCACGCAGAACCAATAAAGGAAGAGGTTACCATTGACACCAATTTGCAATTCTCGAAGTATAATAATTCCACCAATAATGACACCCTGGAATCCTCCAACTCATTAAGACCTCCCGAGAGGTCCCCAACGGTATCCATGATCACACTAGAGGAAGAAATATGA